TTCCTATAAATAAATCATCTCAGGTTACATGTGGACATTTAtatttcacatacatgtattaatatttctGACAACAATAAGTGTTCATATAGATGTAAATATCTAATGTGTTGATTACATTTCCATACAATAACAAATGATAAACTAAATAAGTCTGGTACAGTTTGTTTTGACAGTCTTGTTAACAACTGTACCTGCCTTGTTAACATACTTTAATGGTTTTGTAAAAGATAGATCAGTTAATCTCAGCCATCAATTTCTAACCATTGTAAAGATTgcagtaaaacaaaataaaattgagcACTTTcgatgtacatatatatagaaTAGACGGTTCCATAGATATACTACAATGtattatataaagatatgtttTACCAATCACCAAAGCCGTGAGAACACATCGACAAAGCACATACATCACAAATACCCTGCCTCACGATGACTTGTGTCTGTGGGGCCATCCATGTTTACCCCCCAGTAACCACGGGTCATAGTGCACCTTCACATTGCTAAACACACTACTAATAGCCTTCATCACACCGTGTTCAATGAGATAATACTGGAAGCGGGGCGTGTAGCCGTCACGGACGGACCGACACACAGTCACTAGGCGGGGGCGGTGGACAGAGTTCAGTATCTTGAGCAGGGTGGAGGTTCTGAGAATCGTCTCATTCTTAGTCGGCCTGTGAGCAAGAACCATGGAATCTACTGGAGTATTGGAGCCCATGCAGATCTGAAAGCCGGGGTTAGTGAGAGGTAGGTAGGAGTTTATGGTGGTGGTCAGACAGAAGCCTATCTTCTTCAGTGTGGCGATCTGCTTGGCACTTAGGTGTCCAAAAAACAGGTCAATCAGCTGGTTCAGCAGGTTCTCCGACTCCTTGCTCCTCTTCTCACACGACACTCTGTTACCCTGCTGCCAGAGGAACTGCTTTAACATGTCCGCTGACTCCTTCCGTGCTTTGTCTTTGCACTTCTTGTATGAATACTGTTTAGTTTGTGGTTTTGTTTTACAGTCCAATGCATTCTGAAACAAACGTAAGGCTTTAACTAGGACTCTGTCCGTCTCTTGTTCTTCTTTTACAGTTTTTGGACAGAACAACTTCCAAAGCACACCATTCATCATGTTCAAGGAAGCGATGGGCATCCCTACATCCAGAAGGGGCTGGGAAACATGGGTGGTTCCAAAGAAATCCAGATCTATGTCCAACATGAGGCTGTCCTGCTTTGTAACCCAGCCCCCCTTGGAGAGCCTCTTGATTGCTTCATCCTCTCTTACAGATTCCAAGTAAAACTCTCTTTTGATGTTGCATGACGATGGTTTTAACATTTGTTCTGTACCTACGTTGGTTAACCCCTCATATGGGAAGGGGATGTAACTACACTCCTTGACATTGCTCTCGTTCTTGGTGCAAGTACAGATAACTTTCTCCTTGAGGGTCTCTCCGGTTGTGACCATCGCTGTGCCTATTCCTCCCCAGGTTTTTTCGTAAACACTTTCATGGTTCTCTTGGTCCCACTTTGGCCACACCCAGATAATCCTCTTCATAATACCCGCCATGATAGATtgcttaaaaacaatataaaagtgTGGGAATATTACGGTAGTACAAGTACcttaaaatatctgatgatAATTTGAATTGAGCATATATAGGCTTTGTGTATAAACCTACATGCATCTCTCTCTTATATTGGTGTtatatttgtcatttttattaagATTATGCAACTGATTAACAAACCTTTCGAAATTCATCGTGGGCTTATTACTTACCACAATAAAGACGTCATTTCTCTGGATCATCATGTTGATTTCTCTGCTGTCTCTTGGCATTCTAAATGAGGGGTACCCAGGGAAATagaagggtggggccaaatCAGAGTGGCCATCTATATGGAActgtaacaaagaaaaatacacTCACAAGTAAAATAATGCAGTCATAATGATTaatcaaaaacaataaaatagatTGGTTgatttttgcatgtttaaaaatgaatgtaatGAACATGTAATTCATATCAAATGTAACTATAATTTCAGTTGTAAAAATAGGAGTCTAAGGACTATTTATCATGCATTTTCACAAATCACTTTCTTCCAACAGACAAGTGGTTAAACCAAATTCATGAATTCACTTCGATGAAAGGAAAACATGCTATCTAAAGTATTGCAATTCAAAAACACACATACCAAAATATTTCCATGAGACTTCAGAGTTCCTGCTTTTACTGCATTCATCCAAATAGGAATcactaaaattacaaataaatcatgtcttaaaatacatgcatgtacaagtTGTGTTCCTCTACATAAAAAGAGCATGATCCCAtaaatgatttaagaaatttACAGTTTTAATGAGAGTAATTAATTCTGTATAaaatccatatacatgtatcagtataCATATCACGTACTgagatactgtggtttcatcaatattcgttgaataccaattttcgtggatttcgttgttaatttaacccatgaaattaaatgttcattgaaatgcaatttctattaacattttgttgcgtagggtcattggccacgaatttacatatccttgaaactgtgatttttactttatcaacgaaaattgatacccttgaatattaatgaaaccacagtaatatGTTTTAGTGTTTACCAGTAGGTACCAGTATACTACcgatatatttaaaaactttattttattttacccacaataaaagaaaataagttCAAATCAAAGGTAGTCTAGACATTTCTCCTTTATCGTCATCTTCGCAAGCCAAGAGTTTACAATTCCTAGCCAAGGTTGTAAAGGAGCAGAGTGGCTCTTAAATTAACCCTTGGCTTGTGTAGATTGGTGCTTTATCACATACAACTATaggaaataattttgaattatacAATGGAGCATTCACTTTTATCGttcttaaaaatgcaaaaaaacaaatttgatttcatattttgaacaaCCAAAATCTCAGTTTTTTGAGTAATCTGGTGTTAGCAAGCAGACACGGCTCTATCAACACTTGTCAAACAGCTGTGCAGCAAGGCTCATAcggaaaaatataaacaatgccTATTTATATTCTGCCTAATCAATACtagcgtgcgaccagttctcgccgagtaccatttctcgccagtacattgttacatcattttatcaacacataaaattatataccaaaaatgacgtcacaatgtactggcgagaaatggtactcagcAAGAACTGGTTGCACGCTAGTAGAGTTTAGGCACATTAACATATATCTAATATGAATATTAAACTATTAAGaaggaataacacacctggaaaaagtcactcaaatcaataggaattttttttatattgaaagatgtaatgataaataaactgaacaaatgtcaaataagcgaaaaaatttgcagtttggggataaaaaatgaatatctaaaataattatgccagtaagtaacaacaaaagcccctgcgggattcgaactcgggatgtataGATCACAAGTctgacactttatccactcggctatggagtacgTTTCATGTTtcagtccataaaatccttttaataaaacgaaattttGTTTCGATCagtggtcagccattttgtgatgatgtgttattccacctttaAAAGGTGACATCTATAAAGATACCTTGAGTTTGACATTCTGCCAAAAGTATTGCCTCAAAGACAATTTGGCTTCGTCATGGGTTTTCATGGGAAGAAACAATTCTTATACAGGTTATTTTCGTCCAAAATTTTTACACCCAGTTTTATATCTTCAATCCCTGTACAACTAAATTCGcccaaatattgaaatatttccctgtatgtatattatacatatattacatggcttcGAGGGCGACATATACCACAATATTTGCCCGAGGTGACAGAtaag
This portion of the Magallana gigas chromosome 7, xbMagGiga1.1, whole genome shotgun sequence genome encodes:
- the LOC117684294 gene encoding UPF0489 protein C5orf22 homolog — encoded protein: MVRNCCRSIRSKMRVTWRRNVAGNLIALAVVTAFVVTYVKLLQYNKASSTTFNLVANRHRRPRGLHASHTVHRGSKNATSRLAVHVVEEHHQVIPIWMNAVKAGTLKSHGNILFHIDGHSDLAPPFYFPGYPSFRMPRDSREINMMIQRNDVFIVQSIMAGIMKRIIWVWPKWDQENHESVYEKTWGGIGTAMVTTGETLKEKVICTCTKNESNVKECSYIPFPYEGLTNVGTEQMLKPSSCNIKREFYLESVREDEAIKRLSKGGWVTKQDSLMLDIDLDFFGTTHVSQPLLDVGMPIASLNMMNGVLWKLFCPKTVKEEQETDRVLVKALRLFQNALDCKTKPQTKQYSYKKCKDKARKESADMLKQFLWQQGNRVSCEKRSKESENLLNQLIDLFFGHLSAKQIATLKKIGFCLTTTINSYLPLTNPGFQICMGSNTPVDSMVLAHRPTKNETILRTSTLLKILNSVHRPRLVTVCRSVRDGYTPRFQYYLIEHGVMKAISSVFSNVKVHYDPWLLGGKHGWPHRHKSS